A stretch of Candidatus Omnitrophota bacterium DNA encodes these proteins:
- the aroA gene encoding 3-phosphoshikimate 1-carboxyvinyltransferase, which yields MKPENLKPAKRLLGEVALPGDKSISHRAIMCGAIAKGKTVAIDILDCDDCNYTINAFKNMGVRFDRDDRDTIIHGVGLNGLKKPAKPIDMGNSGTSMRILAGILAGQAFESTLIGDEALSKRPMRRIIEPLEMMGVNITASPEGFPPLKIKGGTVKPIYYKLPVPSAQVKSAVLFAGLHAFGHTTVEEDVKSRDHTERMMRYFGADIKVAGLKISVNGLKEMTGKEFNIPGDISSASFFAAGAILLNNSRIRINKVSVNPTRAGILNILSRMGARLNVLNKADNFEPYGDIEVESGPLKGIKINENDIPGIIDELPIIFVLASLAKGRTVIKGAEELRVKETDRIVSMKENLEKMGGKVSVEKDQIVIDGVKKLRGAAVKSYGDHRTCMSMAIAALAAEGESSIDDVECVNKSFPGFFKLLDIIKC from the coding sequence ATGAAACCAGAAAATTTAAAGCCGGCAAAAAGATTACTCGGCGAAGTGGCCCTTCCCGGAGACAAATCGATCTCCCACCGCGCTATTATGTGCGGCGCGATAGCCAAGGGCAAGACCGTGGCCATAGATATCCTCGATTGCGACGATTGTAACTATACGATAAATGCCTTTAAGAATATGGGTGTGCGCTTCGACCGGGATGACCGCGACACAATTATTCACGGGGTGGGGCTTAATGGCCTGAAGAAGCCCGCTAAACCTATAGATATGGGTAATTCCGGCACGAGCATGCGGATACTCGCGGGAATACTCGCCGGCCAGGCCTTTGAGTCGACGCTCATAGGGGATGAGGCGCTGTCGAAGCGGCCAATGAGGCGCATAATAGAGCCGCTGGAAATGATGGGGGTAAATATAACCGCGTCCCCCGAAGGGTTTCCGCCCCTCAAGATAAAAGGCGGGACCGTAAAACCGATATACTATAAACTGCCTGTGCCGAGCGCCCAGGTAAAGAGCGCGGTGCTTTTCGCGGGGCTGCACGCCTTCGGACATACTACAGTAGAAGAGGATGTGAAGTCCCGCGACCATACCGAGCGCATGATGAGATATTTCGGCGCGGATATAAAAGTTGCCGGCCTGAAAATTTCCGTAAATGGTCTTAAAGAGATGACGGGTAAAGAATTTAATATCCCCGGAGACATTTCGAGCGCGAGCTTCTTCGCCGCCGGCGCTATCCTATTGAATAATTCCAGGATCAGGATAAATAAGGTGAGCGTAAATCCGACCAGGGCGGGGATATTGAATATATTGTCGCGGATGGGAGCCAGGCTCAACGTTCTCAATAAGGCCGATAATTTTGAGCCGTATGGCGATATCGAAGTGGAGTCCGGGCCCTTAAAGGGCATTAAGATAAATGAGAATGATATCCCCGGTATTATTGATGAGCTGCCTATAATATTTGTGCTTGCCTCGCTTGCCAAGGGCAGGACAGTGATAAAAGGCGCGGAGGAGTTGAGGGTTAAGGAGACCGACAGGATAGTTTCGATGAAGGAGAATCTCGAGAAGATGGGAGGCAAAGTGTCGGTAGAGAAGGATCAGATCGTGATAGACGGCGTGAAGAAACTCCGGGGTGCCGCGGTCAAGAGTTACGGCGACCATAGGACATGCATGTCGATGGCGATAGCCGCGCTTGCCGCGGAAGGCGAGAGTTCGATAGATGATGTAGAATGCGTGAACAAGTCTTTCCCCGGATTTTTTAAACTACTGGATATCATAAAATGCTAG
- a CDS encoding RluA family pseudouridine synthase, with the protein MGKKEIIRFEVAEEDKGKRLDKFVTEKLGGKYSRSFLQSLIMDGHILVDERPRKSHYDITPGEYVEINMPPPKKCDIAAEKIPFNIVYEDKELLVVNKTSDMVVHPAPGNYSGTLVNALLGHCKNLSGIGGVAKPGIVHRLDKGTSGLLVVAKTDKAHRFLAKQFKDKTAKRVYVAIVRGVVQFDNGIINAPIGRDKHDRMKMTVDFESERAREASTSYKVIKRFKDATMIELTLGTGRTHQVRVHMAHIGHPVLGDVKYGTRFGGLARPMLHAKTIGFTHPVKNKFMEFTSELPRDMKRLIASKKRDIIK; encoded by the coding sequence GTGGGAAAAAAAGAGATTATCAGGTTCGAAGTAGCCGAAGAGGATAAAGGCAAGCGGCTCGATAAATTCGTTACCGAGAAGTTAGGCGGCAAGTATTCACGCTCATTTTTGCAGTCTCTTATAATGGACGGGCACATCCTTGTGGACGAGCGGCCGAGAAAGAGTCATTACGATATCACCCCCGGCGAATACGTGGAGATAAACATGCCCCCTCCCAAAAAGTGCGATATCGCCGCAGAGAAGATACCGTTCAATATCGTCTATGAGGATAAAGAGCTTCTGGTGGTAAATAAGACCTCCGATATGGTGGTCCATCCGGCGCCCGGCAACTACAGCGGAACGCTTGTGAACGCGCTTCTCGGGCATTGTAAGAATTTGTCCGGAATAGGAGGAGTGGCAAAACCCGGTATAGTGCACAGGCTCGATAAAGGCACCTCCGGACTTCTGGTCGTAGCAAAGACGGATAAGGCCCATCGTTTCCTGGCGAAGCAATTCAAGGATAAGACCGCTAAAAGAGTTTATGTCGCTATCGTCAGAGGCGTGGTCCAATTCGATAACGGTATTATAAATGCCCCTATAGGCCGTGATAAACATGACCGGATGAAGATGACGGTCGATTTTGAATCGGAGAGAGCCAGAGAAGCCAGCACAAGCTATAAGGTGATAAAGCGTTTTAAGGACGCCACGATGATCGAGCTCACTCTCGGCACGGGCCGTACCCATCAGGTGAGGGTCCATATGGCGCACATCGGCCATCCGGTTCTGGGCGACGTGAAGTATGGCACAAGGTTCGGAGGTCTTGCCAGACCGATGCTGCATGCCAAGACGATAGGTTTTACTCACCCTGTCAAAAATAAATTTATGGAATTTACGAGCGAACTGCCCAGGGATATGAAAAGATTAATAGCCTCGAAAAAACGTGATATAATTAAATAA
- the lgt gene encoding prolipoprotein diacylglyceryl transferase codes for MHPILLKLGPLTIYSYGVMVAVGFSLAAFLVYRRAPKFGMDRDKMIDYLILLLISGVVGARALYVLLNLGYYMADPMEILNLSGGGLVWYGGFIAALLASIWFLKIKKLDFWPVADLIAPYIALGQAFGRVGCYLNGCCYGIIAPCNFIFGERQPTQIYSSILLLIIFIVLVRWQDRRRFKGEIFLDYCALYSCKRFFIEFLRGDNPRIFSGLTMSQLISAAVFLTVLIVFKVKADEWEKKRLSGSK; via the coding sequence ATGCATCCAATCCTCCTGAAATTAGGCCCCCTTACCATTTATTCCTACGGTGTTATGGTCGCTGTGGGATTCAGCCTGGCGGCTTTTCTCGTATACAGACGCGCGCCGAAATTTGGCATGGATAGGGATAAGATGATAGACTATCTTATCCTCCTCCTGATCTCCGGTGTCGTCGGGGCGAGGGCGCTGTATGTGCTGTTGAACCTCGGGTACTATATGGCCGATCCTATGGAGATATTGAACCTGTCGGGAGGCGGGCTGGTATGGTACGGCGGATTCATCGCGGCCCTTTTGGCGTCGATCTGGTTTTTAAAAATAAAGAAACTTGATTTCTGGCCGGTTGCGGATCTTATAGCCCCGTATATAGCGCTCGGACAGGCATTCGGCAGGGTAGGCTGTTATCTGAACGGCTGCTGCTATGGGATAATAGCGCCATGTAATTTTATTTTCGGCGAACGTCAGCCGACACAGATATATTCCTCTATTCTGCTGTTAATAATATTTATCGTGCTGGTCAGGTGGCAGGACAGAAGACGGTTTAAAGGCGAGATCTTTCTCGACTACTGCGCGCTCTATTCCTGCAAAAGGTTCTTCATCGAATTTTTGCGCGGCGATAATCCCAGAATATTTTCAGGGTTGACGATGTCGCAATTGATAAGCGCGGCGGTATTTTTAACGGTCCTAATCGTATTTAAGGTAAAGGCGGATGAGTGGGAAAAAAAGAGATTATCAGGTTCGAAGTAG
- the lspA gene encoding signal peptidase II, producing the protein MTLWFKSRIFLAAGLVFVADRLTKYFIIKSITPGQSIKVIPDVFHITLVFNNGAAFGVLQNCALFFIIFSFAAIALMLLIIYKAHQLDTLLAVSLALILGGAAGNLVDRLKFGYVIDFLDFRIWPVFNIADSCISIGIALIAFSFIFKKSG; encoded by the coding sequence ATGACGCTTTGGTTTAAGAGCCGCATATTCCTTGCCGCAGGCCTTGTCTTTGTCGCGGACAGGCTCACGAAGTATTTCATCATAAAGAGCATTACCCCGGGGCAATCGATAAAGGTCATCCCCGATGTATTTCATATAACGCTGGTGTTTAATAATGGGGCGGCTTTCGGGGTCTTACAGAACTGTGCCCTCTTTTTTATCATCTTCTCATTCGCGGCGATCGCGCTTATGCTTTTAATCATCTATAAGGCTCATCAGCTGGATACGCTCCTTGCCGTATCGCTTGCCCTAATTCTGGGCGGGGCCGCGGGGAACCTTGTGGATCGCCTGAAGTTCGGTTATGTTATCGATTTTTTGGACTTCCGAATATGGCCGGTATTCAATATCGCGGATTCCTGCATATCGATCGGCATAGCGCTCATCGCATTCAGCTTTATTTTTAAAAAATCCGGGTAA
- a CDS encoding TraR/DksA C4-type zinc finger protein, whose amino-acid sequence MAKSKRKVRAKAKPKAKAKKAMKLKIAKISKIKIKLHKLPKEELKKYKLLLIRLRGQVGGDLSHIAQNTLNKSARDASGDLSGYSYHMADQASDDYERDFSLERATAEQKILYFIDEAMKRIDDGTYGNCLSCGKQIAKRRLVALPYSELCIECQKKKEN is encoded by the coding sequence ATGGCAAAATCGAAACGAAAAGTAAGAGCGAAGGCTAAACCGAAGGCAAAAGCGAAGAAGGCGATGAAACTTAAAATAGCTAAAATATCCAAGATCAAGATTAAGCTTCATAAGCTGCCCAAGGAAGAGCTTAAGAAATATAAGTTGCTGTTAATAAGGCTTAGAGGACAGGTCGGCGGGGATCTCTCGCACATAGCCCAGAATACTTTGAATAAATCCGCCAGAGACGCCTCCGGAGACCTCTCCGGTTATTCTTATCATATGGCCGACCAGGCGAGCGATGACTACGAAAGGGATTTTTCCCTGGAGAGGGCCACCGCGGAGCAGAAGATCCTTTACTTTATCGATGAGGCCATGAAGCGCATAGATGACGGCACTTACGGGAATTGTCTTTCCTGTGGAAAACAGATAGCGAAGCGGCGGCTGGTGGCTTTGCCGTATAGCGAGCTTTGCATAGAGTGCCAGAAGAAAAAAGAGAATTGA
- the ileS gene encoding isoleucine--tRNA ligase encodes MEYKNTLNLPKTDFPMKADLPNREPVFLKNWEDKKLHEKIRAKYKDKPKFILHDGPPYANGSIHMGHALNKILKDIVIRYKTMRGFDSPYVPGWDCHGLPVEHQLFKELKMTKYDIDQVEFRKKAHDYAMKYVDIQRREFQKLGIMGHWDKPYITMSKDYEAGIVRSFGKLVEKGYIYKDLKPVNWCTTCETALAEAEVEYEDKKSPSIYVKFESVHSDLPGHFLIWTTTPWTLVANVAIAVHPDFDYVLAEMLDGEFKGEKFMLAKDLLPKVMEATGVKEYKVLKTFKGRELEGRDARHPFIDRNVKVVLAPYVTMEDGTGCVHTAPGHGQDDYHTGRRYKLPIIMPVDGRGKFDKTAAEFSGMKVHDANKPIIERLALLGKLVKQGEITHSYPHCWRCKKPIIFRATEQYFIKIDHDELRTKMLETISSGVKWIPEMGLSRISAMLKTRPDWCLSRQRYWGVPIIAFYCKGCGSVLLDPETIKYVASLVEKEGAEVWFQKKETELLPKGMKCPKCGSSEFRKETDILDVWFDSGVSHQIVLKDNKDMDYPCELYLEGSDQHRGWFQAALITGMGLDGKPPYKSVLTHGFVVDGEGKKMSKSLGNVITPEQVMKKYGADILRLWVSSSDYSEDIRLSDEILRRLADAYRKIRNTYKYLLSNLYDFDPAVNSVPYDKMLEIDKWILSRLSAIIKTAEGHYETYAFHKVYRDIYGFCVYEVSSVYLDILKDRMYTFRADSPERRSGQTAMFEILSSLLKILAPILAMTSDEAWGCLNFSGKSESVHLEKWPDDNYTKWRNESLDQKWGKLIALREAVLKKLEEKREAGQIGSGLEASVALAVKDQDYKKLLVDNEAILRYLFIVSKVELKNAPVSESDLEAAIPAAIYIEKAKGEKCQRCWNYSELVGSNKDHPALCERCEKAIRA; translated from the coding sequence ATGGAATACAAGAACACGCTGAATTTACCGAAGACGGATTTTCCGATGAAGGCGGACCTGCCTAATCGCGAGCCCGTATTCCTGAAGAATTGGGAAGATAAGAAACTGCACGAGAAGATCCGGGCGAAATATAAGGATAAGCCTAAGTTCATCCTGCACGACGGCCCGCCTTACGCCAACGGCTCGATTCATATGGGCCATGCGCTCAATAAGATATTGAAGGATATCGTCATAAGATATAAGACGATGCGTGGCTTCGATTCGCCGTATGTGCCGGGCTGGGACTGCCATGGATTGCCCGTCGAGCATCAGCTATTCAAAGAGCTGAAGATGACTAAGTACGATATCGACCAGGTCGAGTTCAGGAAGAAGGCTCATGACTACGCGATGAAGTATGTCGACATCCAGCGAAGAGAGTTCCAGAAGCTCGGTATCATGGGCCACTGGGATAAGCCGTACATAACCATGTCGAAAGATTACGAAGCCGGCATCGTCAGGTCATTCGGGAAGCTCGTCGAGAAGGGATATATATATAAAGATCTGAAGCCGGTCAATTGGTGCACCACCTGTGAGACGGCGCTCGCCGAAGCCGAAGTGGAATATGAGGATAAGAAGTCTCCCTCGATATACGTCAAGTTCGAATCGGTCCATAGCGACCTTCCCGGACATTTCCTTATCTGGACGACGACACCGTGGACGCTGGTCGCAAACGTAGCGATCGCCGTACACCCGGATTTCGATTACGTGCTTGCCGAAATGCTGGACGGGGAATTCAAGGGCGAAAAGTTCATGCTGGCAAAGGATCTTCTCCCTAAGGTGATGGAAGCTACGGGGGTAAAAGAATATAAGGTGTTGAAGACGTTCAAAGGCAGAGAACTTGAGGGCCGTGACGCGCGTCATCCGTTTATCGACAGGAATGTTAAAGTGGTGCTCGCTCCTTACGTTACGATGGAGGACGGCACGGGATGCGTTCACACCGCTCCGGGACACGGACAGGACGACTATCATACGGGCAGACGTTACAAGCTTCCGATAATAATGCCCGTGGACGGCAGGGGCAAATTCGATAAGACGGCGGCTGAATTCAGCGGCATGAAGGTGCATGATGCCAATAAGCCGATCATCGAGAGGCTCGCTCTTTTAGGCAAGCTCGTAAAGCAGGGTGAGATCACGCATTCTTACCCGCACTGCTGGCGCTGTAAGAAACCGATAATATTCCGCGCTACAGAGCAATACTTCATTAAGATAGACCATGACGAATTGAGGACGAAGATGCTCGAAACCATCTCTTCAGGGGTGAAGTGGATACCCGAGATGGGCTTGTCGCGCATTTCGGCGATGTTGAAGACGAGGCCCGACTGGTGCCTTTCGCGCCAGAGATACTGGGGAGTGCCGATAATCGCGTTCTATTGTAAGGGTTGCGGCAGTGTCCTCCTGGATCCGGAGACGATAAAATATGTCGCTTCACTGGTCGAGAAAGAGGGCGCCGAGGTATGGTTCCAGAAGAAGGAAACGGAGCTTTTGCCGAAAGGGATGAAGTGCCCGAAGTGCGGCTCGTCCGAGTTCAGGAAAGAGACCGATATACTCGACGTCTGGTTCGATTCGGGCGTCAGTCATCAGATAGTTCTTAAAGACAATAAGGACATGGATTATCCTTGCGAGCTTTACCTTGAGGGATCCGACCAGCATAGGGGGTGGTTCCAGGCCGCGCTCATAACGGGAATGGGCCTGGACGGCAAACCGCCATATAAGAGCGTCCTGACCCATGGATTCGTCGTAGACGGCGAAGGCAAGAAGATGTCAAAGTCTCTGGGCAATGTCATAACGCCGGAACAGGTCATGAAGAAGTACGGTGCAGACATTCTCAGGCTATGGGTTTCGTCTAGCGATTATTCCGAGGACATCAGACTTTCGGATGAGATATTGAGGAGGCTTGCGGACGCGTATCGCAAGATCAGAAATACATATAAATATCTTCTGAGCAATTTGTACGATTTCGACCCTGCGGTGAATTCGGTCCCTTATGATAAGATGCTCGAGATCGATAAGTGGATACTCTCAAGGCTATCAGCGATAATAAAGACCGCGGAAGGCCACTATGAAACTTACGCTTTTCATAAGGTATACAGGGATATATACGGTTTTTGTGTTTACGAGGTTTCATCGGTATATCTGGACATATTGAAAGACAGAATGTATACTTTCAGGGCCGATTCACCGGAGAGAAGAAGCGGCCAGACCGCGATGTTCGAGATACTCTCCTCTTTATTAAAGATTCTGGCGCCGATACTCGCTATGACTTCTGATGAAGCCTGGGGCTGCCTTAACTTTAGCGGCAAGTCCGAATCGGTGCATCTTGAAAAATGGCCCGATGATAATTATACGAAATGGCGCAACGAATCTCTTGACCAGAAATGGGGCAAGCTGATAGCCTTGAGGGAAGCGGTGCTGAAGAAGCTGGAGGAGAAGAGGGAAGCGGGCCAGATAGGCTCAGGTCTGGAGGCCAGTGTGGCCCTTGCCGTTAAGGACCAGGATTATAAAAAGTTGCTGGTTGACAATGAAGCGATTCTGAGATATCTTTTCATAGTATCTAAAGTTGAGCTTAAGAATGCTCCCGTAAGCGAATCGGATCTGGAGGCTGCAATTCCTGCAGCTATCTACATCGAAAAAGCGAAGGGCGAAAAGTGTCAGAGGTGCTGGAACTACAGTGAGCTGGTCGGCTCGAACAAGGACCATCCGGCTCTTTGCGAAAGATGTGAGAAGGCTATAAGAGCATAA
- the mtnP gene encoding S-methyl-5'-thioadenosine phosphorylase produces MKGKIGIIGGSGLYNMEKITKAKTVKVKTPFGDPSDDYVIGSMGGTEVVFLTRHGKGHRFSPSEVNYRANIYGMKKLGVDRIISVSACGSLKEELKPLDIVIPDQFVDRTNQTRIMTFFREGIVAHIQFADPICPDLAKALYNAGKKTGVNMHMGGTYLNMEGPQFSTRAESNLYRSWGMDVIGMTNIAEARLAREAEICYATLACITDYDCWHQSEEEVSIEMIIQNLLKNIERAKSIISEALPKLSGHRNCACASALKDAIITDPKVIPPATKKKLNLIIGKYIK; encoded by the coding sequence ATGAAAGGTAAAATAGGTATCATAGGCGGCAGCGGGCTCTATAACATGGAGAAGATAACGAAGGCGAAGACCGTTAAGGTCAAGACGCCTTTCGGCGACCCGTCCGATGATTATGTGATCGGCTCGATGGGCGGCACGGAAGTGGTATTTCTGACCAGGCACGGGAAGGGCCACAGGTTCTCTCCGAGTGAGGTTAACTACCGTGCCAATATTTACGGAATGAAGAAGCTCGGCGTCGATAGGATAATATCGGTCTCCGCGTGCGGAAGCCTTAAGGAAGAATTGAAACCTCTCGATATAGTCATACCGGACCAGTTTGTAGACAGGACGAACCAGACGCGGATCATGACTTTCTTCCGCGAGGGCATAGTCGCGCATATACAATTCGCCGACCCCATCTGTCCGGATCTGGCCAAGGCGCTTTATAACGCGGGAAAGAAGACGGGCGTTAACATGCATATGGGCGGGACCTACCTAAATATGGAAGGCCCTCAGTTCTCGACCAGAGCCGAGTCCAATCTGTATCGCTCATGGGGGATGGACGTTATAGGAATGACCAATATCGCGGAGGCGAGACTGGCCAGAGAAGCGGAGATCTGCTATGCGACGCTCGCCTGTATAACGGATTATGACTGCTGGCACCAGTCGGAGGAAGAGGTTTCGATCGAGATGATCATCCAGAACCTATTGAAGAATATAGAACGAGCGAAGAGCATTATATCTGAAGCGCTGCCCAAGCTCTCAGGACACAGAAATTGCGCCTGCGCATCCGCGCTGAAAGACGCTATTATTACAGATCCGAAAGTGATACCGCCTGCAACCAAAAAGAAACTTAATTTGATAATAGGGAAATATATTAAATAA
- a CDS encoding YggT family protein, with the protein MFVLGNLVYALATILDYLLTIINWMIIIRALLSWVNPDPYNAIVRFINITTEPLLAPFRRIIPAYSIGIDFSPIFALIAVWFTKLFLVRTLFGIAARIG; encoded by the coding sequence ATGTTCGTATTGGGTAACTTAGTATACGCCCTTGCCACAATACTTGACTATCTGCTCACGATAATAAATTGGATGATAATAATCCGCGCGCTTCTTAGCTGGGTGAACCCCGATCCGTATAATGCTATCGTTCGGTTTATAAATATTACTACGGAGCCGCTCCTTGCGCCGTTCAGGCGTATAATTCCGGCATATTCCATCGGGATAGATTTTTCGCCGATATTCGCGCTTATAGCCGTATGGTTTACGAAGCTCTTCCTGGTCAGGACGCTCTTCGGCATCGCCGCAAGAATCGGATAA
- the proC gene encoding pyrroline-5-carboxylate reductase, which produces MINKKIGIIGCGNMGEAIFSRLAQVMEKSTSLMVSEMDAARRETIAAKHRIIVEIDNNYVVKYSDIIILAVKPKDIESVLTQEVCCGVSPDKLLISIAAGITTKHIEKVIGKDVPVIRVMPNMPAIIGEAVSSISAGTSATREHMDSAREIFSMIGEVVEVDEKMVDAVTAISGSGPAYFFYFIETLIDAAKKLKLDRKTAEMLVMKTALGSVKLLDALKEEPAYLRHKVTSKGGTTEAALKVFNKKKFKEIVQAATAEACKRSKELSKG; this is translated from the coding sequence ATGATAAATAAGAAGATAGGTATAATTGGCTGCGGCAATATGGGCGAGGCTATCTTTAGCCGTTTAGCACAAGTGATGGAGAAGAGTACATCTCTGATGGTAAGCGAGATGGATGCCGCCAGGCGCGAGACAATAGCGGCGAAGCACAGGATAATAGTCGAGATCGACAATAATTACGTTGTCAAATACTCCGATATCATAATACTTGCCGTAAAGCCCAAGGATATTGAAAGCGTATTAACTCAAGAAGTCTGCTGCGGAGTGTCCCCGGATAAACTTTTGATATCGATAGCCGCCGGCATAACTACAAAACATATAGAGAAGGTGATCGGTAAGGATGTCCCCGTCATACGGGTTATGCCGAACATGCCCGCGATAATAGGAGAGGCCGTATCCTCTATAAGCGCCGGCACCTCGGCCACCAGAGAGCATATGGACTCCGCGCGCGAGATATTTTCGATGATAGGCGAGGTGGTGGAAGTCGATGAGAAGATGGTCGACGCGGTCACCGCGATAAGCGGCAGCGGCCCGGCTTACTTCTTCTATTTTATCGAAACCCTGATAGATGCTGCTAAAAAATTGAAATTAGACCGTAAGACCGCCGAAATGCTGGTAATGAAGACCGCGCTCGGAAGTGTGAAGCTGCTTGACGCGCTGAAAGAGGAGCCTGCGTACTTAAGACATAAGGTGACTTCAAAAGGCGGCACTACAGAAGCGGCCCTCAAAGTATTCAACAAGAAGAAATTTAAAGAGATCGTCCAGGCCGCCACGGCGGAGGCCTGTAAGCGCTCTAAAGAACTGTCGAAGGGATAA
- a CDS encoding YggS family pyridoxal phosphate-dependent enzyme produces MPEMIADNLKFVTKRIAKCCEKAGRPLDSVKLIAVTKEASISQMNEAVEAGVSSFGENRVQDALIKHRVIGNGVEWHLIGHLQTNKVKDAVRIFSLIHSVDSLKLAQTIDKEAARIGKRQNILIQVNTSGEGSKFGISPEETIGFLKEASLYPNINIRGLMTIAPEVSATETVRPYFRALRELLNKTSPIIKSRSDETEYSTLSMGMTNDFEIAIEEGSNMVRIGRAIFKNDK; encoded by the coding sequence ATGCCCGAAATGATAGCCGACAATCTTAAATTTGTAACCAAAAGAATAGCAAAATGTTGTGAGAAAGCCGGCAGGCCTCTGGATAGCGTTAAGCTTATAGCGGTGACCAAAGAAGCTTCTATTAGCCAGATGAATGAGGCTGTTGAGGCAGGGGTTTCCAGCTTTGGCGAGAACAGAGTGCAGGACGCCCTTATTAAGCATAGAGTTATAGGCAATGGAGTCGAATGGCATCTGATAGGGCATTTACAGACCAATAAAGTTAAGGATGCTGTAAGGATATTCTCGCTTATACACTCAGTGGACAGTCTTAAGCTGGCGCAAACTATCGATAAAGAGGCTGCCAGGATTGGAAAGCGACAGAATATCCTAATCCAGGTAAATACATCAGGCGAAGGATCGAAATTCGGGATCTCGCCCGAAGAAACGATAGGTTTTTTAAAAGAAGCATCGTTATATCCTAATATAAATATAAGGGGACTCATGACGATAGCCCCCGAAGTCAGTGCCACTGAGACTGTAAGGCCGTACTTCAGGGCCTTGAGAGAGCTTCTTAATAAGACAAGCCCTATTATAAAGAGCCGCTCTGATGAGACTGAGTATTCAACGCTCTCGATGGGGATGACGAACGATTTTGAAATAGCCATCGAAGAGGGTTCTAATATGGTAAGGATAGGGAGGGCGATATTCAAAAATGATAAATAA